The following coding sequences lie in one Monomorium pharaonis isolate MP-MQ-018 chromosome 1, ASM1337386v2, whole genome shotgun sequence genomic window:
- the LOC118645974 gene encoding putative nuclease HARBI1 yields the protein MKPLTFEFILNQIGEQLCRTTNGNDMIAAEKQLLLSLWRFATPDSYRSIIHRFNVAKDTAINSVRRLVKALCMLSPRFIKWPTENKIQEIICGFFNTSGFPDTIGAIDGTHINIPAPAINPEAYVNRKGRHSIQLQAVCDHTRYFTHIYVGNVGSVHDARVFRLSSLQDYINDPIKFPNNTHIIGDAAYTLHKHLLVPYSDNGHLTQCQKNYNFCHSSTRMVIERAFGLLKERWRSLLHVLAVNRVDLVPYYVLTCCVLHNICLLHKDEIEIQDIVIELQEAEVQRARIIENNDRNVAIAKRNNISVNLPVRNV from the exons ATGAAACCTTTAAcgtttgaatttattttaaatcaaattggaGAGCAACTTTGTCGTACTACAAATGGAAATGATATGATAGCTGCAGAAAAACAacttttattaagtttatggCGATTTGCAACTCCTGATTCATACag atcAATAATTCACAGATTTAATGTCGCTAAAGACACGGCAATAAATAGTGTGCGCCGTTTAGTTAAAGCATTATGTATGCTTTCACcaagatttataaaatggcctaccgaaaataaaatacaagaaattatatgTGGCTTCTTTAATACAAGTGGTTTTCCTGATACAATTGGGGCTATAGATGGAACCCATATAAATATTCCTGCACCTGCAATAAACCCTGAAGCTTATGTTAATAGGAAGGGACGACATTCAATTCAACtacaa GCTGTTTGTGACCACACAAGATactttacacatatatatgttggAAATGTGGGTTCTGTTCACGATGCACGTGTTTTCCGCTTATCATCTTTACAAGATTATATCAATGATCcaataaaatttccaaataataCACACATTATCGGAGATGCTGCTTATACATtgcataaacatttattagtcCCTTATTCTGATAATGGCCATCTTACACAATGccaaaaaaactataatttttgtcattcGTCTACTAGGATGGTAATTGAAAGAGCGTTTGGCCTTTTAAAAGAACGTTGGCGAAgtttattacatgtattagCAGTAAATCGTGTGGATTTGGTGCCTTATTATGTATTAACTTGTTGCGTATTGCACAACATTTGTTTGCTACATAAAGATGAAATAGAAATACAAGATATTGTAATAGAACTTCAAGAAGCCGAAGTCCAAAGAGCCCGAATTATAGAGAATAATGACAGAAATGTTGCGATAGCcaagagaaataatataagtgTAAACTTACCTGtaagaaatgtataa